One genomic window of Pelagicoccus enzymogenes includes the following:
- a CDS encoding family 16 glycoside hydrolase, with protein sequence MNRYRFPLLMAACLTAALSPLISQPLDTFFNPSDAWQRADSVSLSNAPDRLEASPAADGQILYTNGSENGDGYLLTRTNYSDQIVSFEYLVPPASQAGVYLQGRYEVKLGSDSAGTLAGGYNAESGDSFPATPPLANASKPAGEWNQVSIRFRTFRRDETFNKLANSTFLEITLNGETVQSDAQILYFTPGSIKQWEQYDGPLAFRAANGPIAIRNFQIDHADYDGVNVPAPGQKTDAAELVDQVALGKETFTALGCIECHTTKKGDTSFKTGPNLYGLFQRVPKQHEIFEPASDARFSIEADLSYAKRAIRNPAAELAIATSGPTAGQAYLPVMVPYSEEILPNAKVDAIYRYLATLNDHPQRGPIEVLVTKNGPTEYDPLQDKNEILVSDRTRVQRGSMKGVSGRSIHVGLPIGLNYSFDPRTLAIEKIWQGGFINAAGEWENRGGNGFAPGYDNKEIKLAGGGLLAPLDAKGEGIDFSFKEAIFREFDTINASLHSEKDHLEMLDEVDAQFLGYTLASSPQDASPIFHYRVGENEISVHTAIAADGTTQIKITGSLSTQQAFTLDTGALKSAAVDYGSLDASGHWNLPATKDLNATLTGQLGLAANVWRPEPTDTPYLQQPLEKQATEAVLPAGYRSEQYLPPHDNFGRDLLFEATAIDVASDGTIVVGTRTSGIWRIVDGEWKLFAEGLFDCLGLVVEDEKGLRIVAGQKPELTRISDTDGDGIADSFQTLSDQFSFHSNYHSYLHGPVRDKEGNYYYNLNLLHTDKAIFKGEGLYMGTSGGFSGWTIKVPPEGGFTPWAYGLRSPASLGIDPQGTLWYADNQGEYVSTSKLFILEENKYYGHPSGLVDLPGVSPENPELKWPAAGANRETAVALFPHNKVANSPGHMTWDTTGGAFGPYSGQMFIGDQTQSKLLRVSTYSIQGETRAAVIPFGEKLQSGIMRPVFLADGSLLLGQTGRGWQAHGGKLASLQRIVWDGKTEEQAIHSARLETDRSLVVSLTQPLPNDLRAEQLKTIARLASWTYRDAPDYGSPELDTIQHSILAAEISPDRKELTLKIAPETFATEAFQTSRVYHLKLQLGASHEAYITGK encoded by the coding sequence ATGAATCGCTATCGCTTCCCTCTCCTGATGGCAGCCTGCTTAACCGCAGCCCTGAGCCCTCTCATTTCTCAACCGCTGGATACCTTCTTCAATCCCTCGGACGCTTGGCAACGAGCCGATTCCGTAAGCCTCTCCAACGCCCCAGACCGACTCGAGGCCAGCCCTGCCGCCGACGGCCAAATCCTCTACACCAACGGCAGCGAAAACGGCGACGGCTACCTGCTGACCCGGACGAACTACTCCGACCAAATCGTCTCCTTCGAATACTTGGTGCCGCCAGCTTCCCAAGCTGGCGTCTACCTGCAGGGGCGGTACGAGGTGAAGCTCGGTTCCGACTCCGCTGGCACGCTCGCCGGCGGCTACAACGCTGAAAGCGGAGACAGCTTCCCCGCAACCCCACCGCTCGCCAACGCCAGCAAGCCCGCCGGCGAATGGAATCAAGTCTCCATCCGCTTCCGCACCTTCCGGCGGGACGAGACCTTCAACAAGCTCGCCAACTCCACCTTCCTGGAAATCACCCTGAACGGCGAAACGGTACAGAGCGACGCCCAGATCCTCTACTTCACTCCCGGCTCCATAAAGCAGTGGGAACAGTACGACGGCCCACTTGCCTTCCGAGCTGCCAACGGCCCCATCGCCATACGCAACTTCCAGATCGACCACGCCGACTACGATGGCGTCAACGTGCCTGCTCCTGGACAAAAAACCGACGCCGCCGAGCTCGTAGACCAAGTCGCCCTCGGCAAAGAGACCTTCACCGCCCTCGGTTGCATCGAGTGCCATACCACCAAGAAAGGCGACACCTCCTTCAAGACTGGCCCCAACTTGTACGGGCTCTTTCAACGCGTTCCCAAGCAGCACGAGATCTTTGAGCCCGCCTCCGACGCGCGCTTCTCCATAGAAGCCGACCTCTCCTACGCCAAGCGAGCCATCCGCAACCCAGCAGCCGAGTTGGCCATCGCGACTTCCGGCCCCACCGCTGGCCAAGCATACCTGCCCGTGATGGTTCCCTACAGCGAGGAAATCCTGCCCAACGCCAAAGTAGACGCCATCTACCGCTATCTCGCCACCCTCAACGACCACCCGCAACGCGGTCCCATCGAGGTACTGGTCACCAAGAACGGCCCCACCGAATACGATCCTCTACAGGACAAAAACGAGATCCTCGTTAGCGATCGTACCCGCGTTCAACGCGGTTCGATGAAAGGCGTATCCGGACGTTCTATACACGTTGGACTCCCCATTGGTCTCAACTACAGCTTTGACCCGAGAACCCTCGCCATCGAAAAGATTTGGCAAGGCGGCTTCATAAACGCTGCCGGCGAGTGGGAAAACCGCGGCGGCAACGGCTTCGCCCCTGGATATGACAACAAGGAAATCAAACTCGCGGGCGGCGGACTGTTAGCGCCTCTTGACGCCAAGGGAGAAGGTATCGACTTTTCGTTCAAGGAGGCGATTTTTCGCGAATTCGATACCATCAACGCCTCACTCCACAGCGAAAAAGATCATCTCGAGATGCTCGACGAAGTCGACGCTCAGTTCCTCGGCTACACTCTCGCGTCCTCCCCTCAAGACGCGTCTCCAATCTTCCACTACCGCGTCGGAGAAAACGAGATTTCAGTTCACACTGCAATCGCAGCCGACGGGACCACTCAAATCAAGATCACCGGATCGCTCAGTACCCAACAAGCGTTTACCCTTGATACTGGGGCGCTCAAATCGGCTGCCGTCGACTACGGCTCGCTCGACGCCTCCGGACACTGGAATCTACCTGCGACCAAAGACTTAAATGCGACCCTGACCGGACAACTCGGCCTCGCCGCAAACGTTTGGCGTCCCGAACCTACGGATACGCCCTATTTGCAACAACCGCTCGAAAAGCAAGCGACTGAGGCTGTGCTTCCGGCGGGTTATCGCTCCGAACAATACCTGCCACCTCACGACAACTTCGGACGAGACCTGCTCTTCGAAGCCACAGCCATCGACGTGGCTTCGGACGGCACTATCGTGGTCGGCACGCGAACCTCCGGCATCTGGCGCATCGTCGACGGAGAGTGGAAGCTCTTTGCCGAGGGGCTTTTCGATTGCCTCGGCCTCGTTGTGGAAGACGAAAAGGGCCTTCGCATCGTCGCCGGCCAAAAGCCGGAGCTCACCCGTATCTCTGACACCGACGGAGACGGCATCGCCGACTCCTTCCAAACCCTTTCCGACCAATTCAGCTTCCACAGCAACTACCACTCCTACCTACACGGTCCGGTACGCGACAAAGAGGGCAACTACTACTACAACCTAAACTTGCTGCACACAGACAAGGCCATCTTCAAAGGCGAGGGCCTCTACATGGGCACCTCCGGCGGCTTCAGCGGCTGGACCATAAAAGTCCCGCCCGAGGGCGGCTTCACCCCTTGGGCCTACGGTCTCCGCAGCCCCGCCAGCCTGGGAATCGATCCACAAGGCACCTTGTGGTACGCCGACAATCAAGGCGAATACGTCAGCACCTCCAAACTCTTCATCCTCGAAGAAAACAAATACTACGGACACCCTTCAGGCCTCGTCGACCTACCGGGCGTTAGCCCCGAAAATCCAGAACTGAAGTGGCCCGCCGCCGGCGCCAACCGCGAAACCGCCGTCGCCCTCTTCCCTCATAACAAGGTTGCGAACTCCCCCGGGCACATGACCTGGGATACTACGGGAGGCGCCTTCGGCCCCTACAGTGGACAAATGTTCATCGGCGACCAAACCCAGTCCAAGCTCCTTCGCGTATCCACATATAGCATACAAGGTGAGACGCGAGCTGCCGTTATTCCCTTCGGCGAGAAACTGCAGTCAGGGATCATGCGTCCCGTTTTCCTCGCGGACGGCAGCTTGCTGCTCGGCCAAACCGGTCGCGGCTGGCAAGCCCATGGCGGGAAACTCGCGAGCCTGCAACGCATCGTCTGGGATGGCAAAACAGAGGAGCAAGCCATTCACTCCGCTCGACTGGAAACCGATCGAAGCCTAGTCGTCAGCCTCACCCAGCCACTTCCGAACGACCTGAGGGCAGAGCAACTCAAGACCATTGCACGCCTCGCATCCTGGACGTACCGCGATGCGCCCGACTACGGCTCCCCCGAATTGGATACCATCCAGCACAGCATCCTCGCTGCCGAGATCTCCCCCGACCGCAAAGAGCTGACTCTCAAAATAGCGCCGGAGACCTTCGCAACCGAGGCCTTCCAAACCAGCAGAGTCTACCACCTAAAGCTCCAGCTCGGGGCATCCCACGAAGCCTACATCACTGGCAAGTAG
- a CDS encoding NAD-dependent epimerase/dehydratase family protein: MPKKRIIVTGGSGKAGHWIVKHLLEEGYDVVNVDTRAPAAALCHTINADLTDLGQVVNAFSPYNTGSRNPYVGVIHMAAIPRAHEFPNEEVFRVNTLSTYNVLEACSLLGIQKVVIASSESSYGICFATDFFEPQYLPVDEAHPQLPEDSYGLSKIVNEACADTFHRRTGMQIISLRLGNVLCPEDHAPTIARFDHPEDRQRILWSYIDSRDIAIACQLAIEKDGLGCEAINLAADDVSSNLDAMQLAKRFLPGVTEFKKELPGRTSLMDSSRAKELLGWQQKYYLEF; the protein is encoded by the coding sequence ATGCCCAAAAAAAGAATCATCGTCACCGGAGGATCCGGTAAAGCCGGACACTGGATCGTTAAGCACCTCCTCGAAGAGGGATACGACGTCGTGAACGTCGACACGAGAGCTCCAGCCGCAGCGCTCTGCCACACAATCAACGCCGACCTCACCGACCTCGGCCAAGTGGTCAACGCCTTCTCGCCCTACAATACGGGTTCCCGAAATCCCTACGTCGGAGTCATCCACATGGCTGCCATTCCCCGCGCCCACGAGTTTCCCAACGAAGAAGTCTTCCGCGTCAACACGCTCTCCACTTACAACGTGCTGGAAGCCTGTTCCTTGCTCGGTATCCAAAAAGTGGTGATCGCATCTTCCGAATCCTCCTACGGCATCTGCTTCGCGACCGACTTCTTCGAGCCGCAGTACCTTCCGGTAGACGAAGCGCACCCGCAACTCCCGGAAGATTCCTACGGATTGTCCAAAATCGTAAACGAAGCCTGCGCGGACACCTTCCATCGGAGAACGGGGATGCAAATTATCTCTCTGCGACTCGGCAACGTGCTCTGCCCGGAAGACCATGCTCCCACGATCGCCCGCTTCGACCATCCCGAAGACCGCCAACGGATTCTCTGGTCCTACATCGACTCCCGCGACATCGCCATCGCCTGCCAGTTGGCCATCGAAAAAGACGGCCTCGGGTGCGAGGCAATCAACCTCGCCGCTGACGACGTCTCCTCGAACCTCGATGCCATGCAGCTGGCCAAACGCTTTCTTCCCGGAGTGACCGAATTCAAGAAGGAACTGCCAGGCCGCACCAGCCTCATGGACAGCTCCCGAGCCAAAGAACTCCTGGGCTGGCAGCAAAAGTACTACCTGGAATTCTAG
- a CDS encoding glucan biosynthesis protein G: MVLPDYLGRTPLVAAMAVLLSGCASLDAMRRVEVDFTYVADLAADLAEEEYEAPAPLPKVLAELDYDAYRKIRYNADKYMWKTEGLPFSLGFFHPGFLHKDRMKVHEFTPTHEQHIRYLNEFFEFEDQSLKEAIPSSLDYAGIRLSYAVDGKNDYREVTSFLGASYFRGTGLDTRYGTSARGIAIDSGLGQPEEFPKFTEVWLGKPKLDSDAVVMYALLDGPSVTGAYEFVIRPGESTVMDVKAKLFFRDTVDSLGIAPLTSMYWRGENRSGSERDYRPEVHDADGLIVVEKENEPIWRALDLADKTRLSYFSVNQVEGFGLMQRDRNFSSYQDLEAEYHKRPSVWVEPRGDWGKGFIKLVELPTKTEFEDNVIAFWEPAVLPEKGAVLDFEYTIHWTPNGVPARYPSSVVTATRTGEDPSYPGTEVFVVDFSGIEGAELPELVAVVEGAARMVDKQVVWNPYSNSWRVLMRMEGLGEGGTAEARCQLLFPDGSNSEVWAYQWTR, translated from the coding sequence ATGGTTTTACCTGACTATTTAGGACGTACTCCTCTGGTCGCAGCGATGGCTGTCCTCCTATCCGGTTGCGCTTCCCTCGATGCTATGCGGCGAGTCGAAGTGGATTTCACCTACGTGGCGGACTTGGCTGCGGATTTGGCGGAAGAGGAGTACGAAGCTCCCGCTCCGCTTCCCAAGGTTTTGGCGGAGCTGGACTACGACGCGTATCGAAAGATTCGTTACAATGCGGACAAGTACATGTGGAAGACGGAGGGCTTGCCCTTCAGCCTCGGATTTTTTCATCCGGGATTCTTGCACAAGGATCGGATGAAGGTGCATGAATTCACCCCCACCCACGAGCAGCACATTCGCTATCTAAACGAGTTTTTCGAGTTTGAGGACCAGAGCTTGAAGGAGGCCATTCCATCTTCGCTCGATTATGCGGGAATACGCCTGTCCTATGCGGTGGATGGAAAAAACGATTACCGCGAGGTAACCTCTTTTCTCGGCGCCAGCTACTTTCGTGGTACTGGTTTGGATACACGCTACGGGACTTCAGCAAGAGGGATCGCCATCGATTCCGGCCTCGGGCAGCCGGAGGAGTTTCCCAAGTTCACGGAGGTTTGGCTGGGCAAGCCAAAGTTGGATTCGGATGCGGTCGTGATGTATGCCTTGCTTGACGGTCCGAGCGTGACGGGCGCTTACGAGTTTGTGATCCGCCCCGGCGAGAGCACGGTGATGGACGTGAAGGCGAAGCTCTTCTTCAGGGATACGGTGGATAGCTTGGGCATCGCTCCTTTAACCAGCATGTATTGGCGAGGCGAGAACCGTAGCGGAAGCGAGCGGGACTATCGGCCTGAGGTGCATGATGCGGATGGGTTGATCGTTGTGGAGAAGGAGAACGAGCCGATCTGGCGCGCTTTGGATCTGGCGGACAAGACGCGGCTTTCCTATTTTAGCGTGAATCAGGTCGAAGGCTTTGGCTTGATGCAGCGCGACCGTAACTTTTCGAGCTACCAGGATTTGGAAGCTGAATACCATAAACGTCCTTCCGTTTGGGTGGAGCCTCGCGGCGATTGGGGCAAAGGCTTCATCAAGTTGGTGGAGCTGCCAACCAAGACGGAATTCGAGGACAACGTTATCGCGTTCTGGGAACCGGCTGTACTTCCAGAGAAGGGAGCCGTATTGGACTTCGAATACACGATTCACTGGACACCGAATGGGGTGCCTGCTCGCTACCCGAGTTCGGTTGTCACCGCTACGCGAACCGGGGAAGACCCTTCCTACCCGGGAACCGAGGTCTTCGTCGTTGACTTCTCCGGAATAGAGGGCGCGGAGCTACCGGAACTTGTTGCGGTGGTGGAGGGCGCTGCTCGCATGGTGGACAAGCAAGTGGTTTGGAATCCGTATTCAAATTCTTGGCGCGTGCTGATGAGAATGGAAGGATTGGGAGAGGGCGGTACCGCCGAGGCTCGCTGCCAGCTACTCTTTCCGGACGGCAGCAATTCCGAAGTCTGGGCGTATCAATGGACTCGTTGA
- the hflK gene encoding FtsH protease activity modulator HflK: MADRIEINVPDGFRNLKGQFGGIFGLVIIVVLIWAGFSSVYTVPAESQGVVLRFGKYKDTVDPGLQFKFPFNIDQVEIVAVQRQMKQEFGFGTSGATNRTQYSANRAEQMAERSMVTGDLNAASVEWNLQYRIEEPKLFLFKVRDPEETLRDISESVMRTVVGDRTVDEVITIGRQEISVVALEQMQALVDKYELGLRIDLVELQNVNPPEQVRPSFNEVNQAQQERESMINVANGEYNKVIPRARGLANQSIQEAEGYALKRVNEAEGDVARFEAMLTEYVKAPEVTKRRIYLETMQQVVSQIDKKIVLDDEASSVLPLLQLNQN; encoded by the coding sequence ATGGCGGATAGAATAGAAATCAACGTACCAGACGGTTTTAGGAATTTAAAGGGCCAGTTTGGAGGTATCTTCGGTCTCGTGATCATCGTGGTGTTGATCTGGGCTGGCTTCTCCAGCGTGTACACAGTGCCTGCGGAATCGCAGGGCGTGGTTTTGCGCTTTGGCAAGTACAAGGACACGGTGGACCCAGGGCTGCAGTTCAAGTTTCCTTTCAACATAGACCAGGTCGAGATCGTTGCGGTGCAGCGCCAAATGAAGCAGGAGTTTGGCTTCGGCACCTCCGGTGCGACGAACCGTACCCAGTACTCGGCTAATCGAGCCGAGCAGATGGCGGAACGTAGCATGGTGACAGGCGATCTGAACGCTGCCTCGGTCGAATGGAATTTGCAGTACCGTATCGAGGAACCGAAGCTCTTCCTGTTCAAGGTGCGGGATCCCGAGGAGACGTTGCGCGACATCTCGGAGTCAGTGATGCGTACGGTAGTGGGGGATCGCACGGTGGATGAAGTGATCACCATCGGTCGTCAGGAGATCTCGGTTGTCGCGCTGGAGCAGATGCAAGCACTGGTCGACAAGTACGAGCTCGGCCTTCGGATCGATTTGGTGGAGCTGCAAAACGTAAATCCGCCCGAGCAGGTGCGACCTTCCTTCAACGAGGTCAACCAGGCTCAGCAGGAGCGTGAAAGCATGATCAATGTCGCCAACGGCGAATACAACAAGGTGATCCCGCGCGCTCGGGGATTGGCGAATCAGTCCATCCAAGAAGCCGAAGGCTATGCCCTCAAGCGCGTGAACGAGGCGGAAGGTGACGTGGCTCGCTTCGAGGCAATGCTCACGGAGTACGTCAAGGCGCCCGAGGTGACCAAGCGACGCATCTATTTGGAAACCATGCAGCAAGTGGTCTCCCAAATCGACAAGAAGATCGTGCTGGACGACGAAGCCAGCTCCGTGCTGCCGCTCTTGCAGCTGAACCAAAACTAA
- a CDS encoding bile acid:sodium symporter family protein: MSRFFNILSNLFPLWVAAACVWSLLAPQTFTWFIPYIIPGLSVIMLGMGITLSVEDFKRVATMPKAVAAGVVAQFVLMPFWGWAIGKALNLPTDFAVGLILVACCPGGTASNVVVFIARANVALSVLMTMCSTAVAIGLTPLFTSYLAGQYVPVDAAGLFISMVKIVLAPVAIGVLLHHAFPKLAKAVLPVGPLVSVIVIALICAAILGARAEAVMESGLSLLGAVILLHSAAFASGYFFARILGYDTLVRRTISIEVGMQNSGLATALATKHFAATPLTAVPGAISAVMHSVIGSALAGYWRLKGK, translated from the coding sequence ATGTCCCGTTTCTTCAATATCCTTTCCAATCTCTTCCCCCTATGGGTCGCGGCCGCTTGCGTCTGGTCCTTGCTCGCCCCCCAAACCTTCACTTGGTTCATTCCCTACATCATTCCCGGCCTCTCCGTCATCATGCTGGGCATGGGAATCACGCTCAGCGTGGAAGACTTCAAGCGAGTCGCTACCATGCCCAAGGCCGTTGCTGCAGGGGTTGTCGCCCAGTTCGTCTTGATGCCTTTCTGGGGCTGGGCTATCGGCAAAGCCTTAAACCTGCCCACCGACTTCGCAGTCGGACTGATCCTCGTCGCCTGCTGTCCGGGAGGCACCGCGTCCAACGTGGTCGTGTTCATCGCTCGGGCGAACGTCGCCCTGTCCGTGCTCATGACGATGTGCTCGACCGCCGTCGCTATTGGCTTAACCCCTCTTTTCACTTCGTATTTGGCAGGCCAATACGTACCGGTTGATGCAGCTGGCCTCTTCATTAGCATGGTCAAGATCGTGCTCGCCCCCGTCGCGATCGGAGTCCTGCTGCATCACGCTTTCCCCAAGCTGGCCAAAGCAGTGCTGCCCGTCGGCCCCCTCGTATCCGTTATCGTCATCGCTCTCATTTGCGCTGCGATCCTTGGAGCCCGAGCCGAAGCGGTGATGGAGTCAGGACTTTCACTCCTCGGAGCAGTCATCCTGCTGCATTCCGCAGCGTTTGCCTCAGGCTACTTTTTCGCTCGTATCCTCGGATACGATACACTGGTTCGCCGGACGATTTCAATCGAAGTCGGCATGCAAAACTCGGGACTCGCCACCGCTCTTGCCACGAAACACTTCGCAGCGACACCGCTTACCGCTGTGCCCGGCGCTATCTCAGCTGTCATGCACTCCGTCATCGGCAGCGCCTTGGCCGGCTATTGGCGCCTCAAAGGAAAGTAG
- the mdoH gene encoding glucans biosynthesis glucosyltransferase MdoH gives MKRGIVSIGQFFDWQRLFFFVTALLFTVFPTVLFGNLLWRVGIEEGLWPVSLLFAILTWNISWGATHSLVGFFKRRRPLRRPVDVSLEQEHPGSVAVVLPVYNEDPRRVFAGLKAMYESLQKQEGAEVFDFYILSDSTKPERWLEEEQSWATLCRDLKAFGRINYRRRSVNTDKKAGNLLEFCESWGMRYRYMVTLDADSVMSGETLMTLYRRMEADTRIGILQTAPKIVYSESFWGRLQQFSNHFYGPVFIAGLNFWQGGQGNYWGHNAIIRMAPFMEHCALPDLPGREPFGGKILSHDFVEAALMQRAGFEVRLAEDLEQSYEECPQDMVEHAKRDRRWCQGNMQHFWLLFSRGLTFASRLHLANGIMGYASSLLWALFLVLSGILMYNRVRSNLSLLPTSGVGDWFQIPLSDHGLLVAGVTFSLLFLPKLLALLDAFLSEGRTRVFGGGIRCTLSVLFEIVSSALVAPIMMLYHGQFVVFTALGKGVGWSTQNRLAGDGLSLYDAFVSHRGHAIVGVAFTLLARQVSESFLYWTLPVSGAMVLAPFVSWILSKPSIGGWLKRIGILVTPVEHKVEEELVAVRENESEWKRKNWIFEDTDSVAGLMNAVVDPYLNAIRVTLAGESKSSLDAGSAERMGKALLYRGVNGLSSSECKLVLGDAELMSSLHRQVWTLDPEDLHPSWGPLFRRYSWVQLQRVG, from the coding sequence ATGAAACGCGGAATCGTAAGCATCGGGCAGTTTTTTGACTGGCAACGGTTGTTTTTCTTTGTGACGGCCTTGCTGTTCACCGTGTTTCCTACGGTATTGTTTGGAAACTTGCTCTGGCGGGTAGGGATTGAAGAGGGCTTATGGCCAGTCAGCTTGCTGTTCGCCATCCTAACCTGGAATATTTCTTGGGGAGCCACCCACTCCTTGGTCGGTTTCTTCAAACGCCGTCGTCCGTTGAGACGTCCGGTTGACGTTTCGCTGGAGCAAGAGCACCCCGGCAGCGTGGCGGTGGTGCTGCCGGTTTACAACGAGGATCCGCGCCGCGTGTTCGCGGGCCTCAAGGCGATGTACGAGTCGCTGCAAAAGCAAGAAGGGGCGGAGGTTTTCGACTTCTACATCCTCAGCGACTCTACGAAGCCGGAGCGCTGGTTGGAGGAGGAGCAGAGCTGGGCGACCTTGTGTCGCGATCTCAAGGCGTTTGGGCGAATCAACTACCGTCGCCGTTCCGTGAATACGGACAAGAAGGCGGGCAACTTGCTGGAGTTCTGCGAAAGTTGGGGGATGCGTTATCGCTACATGGTGACGCTCGATGCGGACAGCGTGATGAGTGGCGAGACATTGATGACACTCTACCGCAGGATGGAGGCGGACACGCGTATCGGGATTTTGCAGACAGCCCCGAAGATCGTTTATTCCGAGAGCTTCTGGGGCCGCTTGCAGCAATTTTCGAATCATTTCTACGGTCCGGTATTCATCGCGGGATTGAACTTCTGGCAAGGTGGGCAAGGGAACTATTGGGGCCACAACGCGATCATCCGAATGGCACCTTTTATGGAACACTGCGCTCTTCCGGACTTGCCGGGACGGGAACCTTTTGGCGGAAAGATTTTGAGTCACGACTTCGTGGAAGCAGCTTTGATGCAGCGGGCTGGATTCGAAGTGCGCTTGGCGGAGGATTTGGAGCAAAGCTACGAAGAGTGCCCTCAGGACATGGTCGAGCACGCCAAGCGCGATCGCCGTTGGTGTCAGGGAAATATGCAGCATTTCTGGCTATTGTTTTCCCGTGGACTGACCTTTGCGAGCCGCTTGCATCTAGCCAACGGCATCATGGGATACGCGTCATCGCTTTTGTGGGCGCTCTTCCTCGTTTTGAGTGGAATCCTCATGTACAACCGAGTGCGCAGCAACTTGTCGTTGTTGCCGACTTCGGGGGTGGGGGACTGGTTTCAGATCCCGCTTTCGGACCATGGGCTGCTGGTGGCGGGCGTCACTTTCAGCCTTCTCTTCCTGCCGAAGCTGCTTGCCCTTCTCGATGCATTCTTGAGCGAAGGGAGAACGCGTGTATTCGGAGGTGGAATACGTTGCACCCTAAGCGTATTGTTCGAAATCGTAAGCTCCGCTTTGGTCGCTCCCATAATGATGCTCTACCATGGGCAATTTGTCGTCTTCACGGCGCTGGGTAAAGGGGTTGGCTGGAGCACGCAAAATCGTTTGGCGGGAGATGGCTTGAGCCTCTACGATGCTTTCGTGTCTCACCGCGGACATGCGATAGTCGGCGTGGCTTTCACCTTGCTCGCCCGCCAAGTCAGCGAATCGTTCCTTTACTGGACGCTGCCGGTGAGCGGGGCGATGGTGCTGGCGCCATTCGTTTCCTGGATTTTAAGCAAGCCCTCGATTGGAGGGTGGTTGAAGCGTATCGGGATTTTGGTGACTCCTGTAGAGCACAAGGTCGAGGAGGAGTTGGTCGCGGTCCGTGAAAACGAGTCTGAGTGGAAGCGCAAGAACTGGATCTTTGAAGACACGGACTCCGTCGCTGGATTGATGAATGCGGTGGTCGACCCCTATCTTAATGCGATCCGAGTGACGCTGGCGGGCGAATCGAAGTCGAGCTTAGATGCTGGGAGCGCCGAGCGCATGGGCAAGGCCTTGCTTTATCGGGGCGTGAATGGGCTGAGTTCTTCCGAATGCAAGCTGGTGCTGGGCGATGCGGAATTGATGAGCTCTTTGCATCGCCAAGTCTGGACCTTAGACCCCGAGGATTTGCATCCGTCTTGGGGGCCGTTGTTTCGCCGCTACAGCTGGGTGCAGCTGCAGCGGGTTGGCTGA
- the hflC gene encoding protease modulator HflC, producing the protein MKQIAQFFSIILVLALVIVGYNSIYTVRETEQVILTQFGEVVGDPVLESGLHFKMPFVQKPNYMEKRILDWDGRTTEMTTKDKTFIEVDTFGRWRIVDPKQFFLRLRDERSAISRLDGILGSATKEAIAKHELVEVVRSTKGREPQVDASLNAESSSLGVLPDIVKGRVAVEEEIFQEAAKKLTELGIELLDVRFKRVNYHDSVERSIYQRMISERQQIAERFRSEGAGEAAKINGKRGRDLQEIESVAYRRVLEIRGDADAKATQIYADAYNQSQEAIKFYEFIKSLEAYESVLKGDTTLILTTESELFKYLKNID; encoded by the coding sequence ATGAAGCAGATAGCGCAGTTTTTCTCGATTATCCTAGTGTTGGCTCTCGTCATCGTGGGCTACAATTCCATCTACACCGTTCGCGAGACCGAGCAGGTGATATTGACCCAATTTGGTGAGGTGGTGGGCGACCCCGTGCTGGAGTCCGGCTTGCACTTCAAGATGCCTTTTGTGCAAAAGCCAAATTACATGGAGAAGCGAATTCTGGACTGGGATGGTCGCACGACAGAAATGACCACCAAGGATAAGACTTTCATCGAGGTGGATACCTTTGGTCGTTGGCGGATCGTCGATCCGAAGCAGTTTTTCCTTCGTCTCCGTGACGAGCGTAGCGCGATTTCCCGACTGGACGGCATTCTTGGTTCCGCAACGAAGGAAGCGATCGCCAAGCACGAGTTGGTGGAGGTCGTACGGTCCACAAAGGGCCGCGAGCCACAGGTGGATGCCAGCTTGAACGCGGAGTCGAGCAGCCTTGGCGTTTTGCCAGATATCGTGAAGGGCCGTGTAGCGGTCGAAGAGGAGATTTTCCAGGAGGCAGCCAAAAAGCTGACGGAGCTGGGAATCGAGCTTTTGGATGTGCGATTCAAGCGGGTGAACTACCACGACAGCGTCGAACGAAGCATCTACCAGCGCATGATTTCAGAGCGCCAGCAGATCGCGGAGCGATTCCGTTCCGAGGGCGCGGGGGAGGCGGCCAAGATCAATGGTAAGCGGGGACGCGACCTACAGGAGATCGAGTCGGTGGCCTATCGCCGGGTGCTGGAAATCCGGGGTGATGCGGATGCAAAGGCGACGCAAATCTACGCGGATGCCTACAACCAATCTCAGGAAGCTATCAAATTCTACGAGTTCATCAAGTCGCTCGAAGCTTACGAGTCGGTCCTCAAAGGAGATACTACCTTGATCCTTACTACCGAGAGCGAACTGTTCAAGTACCTGAAGAATATTGACTAG